In the Necator americanus strain Aroian chromosome X, whole genome shotgun sequence genome, TACTTTCTCTTGGGCACCTTCTGGAAGTAGCCTGGGCGACAATGGATTTAGAAGTGCCAATATAGAACAGGATCTGCTAAAGCTGTTAGTGCGGCATACTCTTCAAGTCATACgtattttttgtaatattttattccTAGTTATTTGCAAAGGAAGAGACGTGAACATGCCCGAAATGATTTGGGTTCCATGTTGAGGACCTCGCGTGATGATGCACTCCGGAAGTCGAAGGAGGCTGAGTACGTTGCACTAACTTTCtttgagagtttttttctttctttttttttattggagttGAGATTACAGTGATTTGAAGTTGAAACTACATCCCTCAGAACTTTCTAGAAAGTTCAGGAAAAGTTTCTCTAAATCAAACTATGTACTGCTTATTATTGTGTCCCAATTATTGTTAGTGcaactttagtttttttttcatagcatGATGTTACTGAACTGGtggatttctttctctctgCATATTTACATTTTGTGGTTCTGAATTTTAacattgagatttttttcctggttatTAGGTCGTGTGAGGTGTTAAATACTAAAGAATGTTGATAGGcataaaattttttgattgtGGAGGTACTCTGTGGTATTCTTATCAGTGAACGATTACGTAGTGAACagttctgtgattttttttttctgatcacaTTCTACCCGAGTGAACTATGAACTCGTGTTCAGTCATAGtagggatttttttgtgtttgtggTTATTTTGTtcgtgtttcttttcttctgttccttTCTTAATGGTGTTCTGAAATTATAGGCTCATGAGACTGACTCTCAAAGATGATATTGACGACATCAAGTGGCGAACAGGTGCTAAAGATGTAGGATGATTGTCCTCCATGTTTTGCCATATTTTTGCTGCTACTCTAATATTTTATATCTAATTAATGTCTATTTATTTAGGTTGTATGGCAAATGGACTGGGCAGAGTCACATATGCGAAGATGTTTGGGAAATTTAAGCCGACTGCTGGACCACTCGTCATCCAAAGTCAAAGATACTGTCATTCATGCCTTGTACAAGAATGTGCTTAGGTttgttttcgtgtttttttcggTCCATATAAAagctattttttattgttcttatAGATTTGGTCGCGGTTCTTATGTGTGCTGTGATGGTTCAATTCAGTTAGGAGCTGATAACGTGCCTGAACAATGGGAACAGGTGAAATCGTTGGCATGATGCACGTTATCTTTTATCTGCCAAATGAATTTCCACCTCCATTTTTCACTTATCTGTGGTTTTGCTACAGTTGCGTCgtttttatcacttttatcAGAAATAGCGCACGTAACCACGTAAAAAGAAGTAGATTAGGAACCAACCGATGAAATTGCACGGATGTGCGTTTCCAAGATTCGTGATAACACATAAAAACATCAACGTAAAAGATGGAATTAAATTGCTTCGTTTTTTCTAAGCTTGCTTTTGATGGGACGTACTGCTCACGTGTTTTAACGATTGAGTATGTGCTACTCATCTTACTGGATAGCAAAAATAGTATTCACTAAAGCATTCAGAAATCAAAGAGCCTTTTTCCTTTGGACAAATAAACGATAAATGTTCAAATAATGTAACTGTAGAAGAAACTTCTACAGTTACATTATTTGAACATTTATCGTTTATTTCACTTCTGTTTAGAATCAAgtttggtatcaatttatcgatcccggagggatgaaaagcttggatggcagtagggcggattcgaacaaCTATCGTGCAATTGCAGCCGTACCTCTGAGCGATTGCGTTTGTAGTCGTTCGTGCCTCTTTATGAATTATATTCACTCTACTTTGAACTTTGTCCTTTAATTGGTATGGgctgatcggaggttcgaatccgccctaaagccaagcaaatttttcatcattccccggtcgatgaattggtaccacacttgtctgtgaggataaaaacaccgacctgacacatcggctagcctccgcaagtcacgGTAAGCCAGTTACATGTTTGTGAAcctgaaacgattctgaatcgaagtgaatgtggtggcgcatcctaagcggattgatgaaCGCCAGGCACTAAAGACTTCTAAATTTACCTCATAACGCGTCACCCCGTTACATGGGCTGCTTCCACGAACCGTTTCCTCCGCTGTTTTATGAAGACGGTTATTCTCGTAATCCACATCTTGAACCCTGTATTGTCCTTGAGTGATCTCAACATAGTCAACTTTGTGGAGTACATTTGTTACGTTTTCTTTAAAAGACggtttcaaaggaaaaaggCACAGAATATAAGAAATTGATGGGACGTAATAATGCATAATGTACGGAATTTCATGCTCTGTGCTGCGGATTTTCTTGTAGTTTTATTTTAGGTATGCATGGAAGCATCTGTCCGCCGAGCTCAACTGCCGCAACTACGAAATGCCGCTGCAGATTTGCGCCAATTACTTGGAGGCGCTATAGTTATCATCACTCATCACAATGGTCTTGCTCAAAGCTTACAACAGATCAATTCTCTTGGCATAAGGTTAGCTTCATCTcagttttctcttcattcattgaaaatttaGATGGGAGCTTTCGTAGTAGAGGTTGCATGGCATATTTACGTTATCATATTTAAAAAGTCAGACTCACTTTTGATTTCCAGAGTGCGAAGTAGAGAAGATCTGTTGCCGGAGTTGGCAAAACATGGAAAAGACACCATGGTGGAGGTGGTTACATGTCATTAaccagtttaaaggcatcacctcacgaatctggggtggtaggggtttcaggtgggtcatgcctatacgggttcgtagattgcggggaagaggatgattccgtccattttttcctaattgccgtgaaaaacggcccggaagatgtgacgcgtgcacaaggctggcgcgctcgaatagagctcgttgtagaaaatagcgcccctaCATGCTCGaggccgcatcttctgggccgttttttttttcaagagattaggaagaaatgaacgggatcccacccatttctaaaatctacgatcccgtatagtctttgatcatcggaaatccataccacgtcagattcgtggggtgatgcctttaatttttcatatatATCAAAGTTAAGTAGTTCTGCAGGTTGTAACTTCTTACGATGAACTCGCGGTTGGTCAGGATGGTCGTCTTCTAATTCCATGTAATGTTGATATTGCTGCATTGTGTTCGTTTCTCAAGGATTCTGCTGAAACTTCTCGTTCTGTGAACAAAACGATGCTTCAACACATGGTTGGTATACAGTatgctttgttttgttttgatatATGCTGCAGTTTGCTCAAAAACATTCGTTTCGTAGGTTTGGTTCTTTTCAACAAACGCACAGACTCTTAACTATTATCAGTTATTAGGAATGAAGCAGAAATGGGCGCAGTGAGAAATTCGGACAGATAATCGTACCATGAAGTCGACTGTCAAACTAAATAGGCTTTCAGATTGAATCCTCGAGAAAATGATTGTTGTTGAAAGGCTACGAAACCAATAGTTACATCATATGACAACTTTGTAAAAGTGGAACGACGATAAGAACTTTGAGGTCATAGAACATTATGATACTCCTAGTTCTAATCTGCGATTAAGaagtagtttttgtttttcatataGGATGAGGCAAAGCTAAATTGACTCTGGATAGATTTCTCTTGTAAAAGAACTAATAAAATTCGAggtaacttaaaggcatcacccctcgaatctgcggtggtacggatttcaggtggagtattcgtgtacgggattgTAGGTGagtgagagaagggtgattccgtaaatttcttcctaattgccgtaaaaaacggcccggaaggtacggcttcgagcgttccggtgcaattctttcttcaaaaaattcgatttgagcgcgccagtcttgtgcacgcgccgtatcttccggaccgtttttttactgcaattagaaagaaatggacgaaaccaCCCcttccccctctccataatctactatcccgtagtataagaatactacacctgaaatccgtaccacctcaaattcgtggggtgatgcctttaacagaagTGGTTGGCTTAAAGATGTATATTTATTGTCCTTTCATAACTCGACAATTTTGCCATTTGATTGGGAAAGATTTGATAGCAAAATAAGGGAGCAAGATGTGGATGTGCTTCGAAAGTTTGCACATCCCAGCAAAACACCTATTTGGACAATTTCACATTCGATTCATGCATTTATGACGTCAAAGTCTACGTACGAAGTTTGCATGTGTGCGTATTGGACAATCAGTTCAATTGAATAACTTTCTCGACGTAATCTTATTCGACTCACTGAAATGTAGGCTAATTGAGAGTTTTTAGGACTTTTATTTCTCGTTCTATCGGAATTTTACCTTCCAATGTTTGCAAAGAAACACTCTATCTATGCTTTATTAagcaaggaaagaaaaaaagaccctCTAACCTCTGAagccttcagttttttttgcttcagttGAAGAGTGCCTTTTTACTAGTTCTTACTCATTTTATGTTTCTGTCACGAATTAGTTGCTTCACACTGTATCGTATTATTGTTAGTTAATCTTCGAAATTtctgtttaaaagaaaaaaaaactatcagcAGGTACACCGTCACCAATTCACATTTATTTGCTCTGAGAATGATGGTATACACAATGCTATGTTGTAATTCCGTTAAAAAACCAAGAACAaatgatttctttctaaaagagCCATAAGTATGTGCTCCACGATGAACAACCCTATATGTTCTCGTCATGGATTTGGTTTTCTGAATATTTCGATGGGTTATTCGTTAAAATCCAACCTTGATCTCATTAATATACTACATAGATTTGCGATTTTAGACGGAATTAGAGGTGGACCGTCAGGACTGCGAAAGGCATCTATGTCTTTCATCACTGGAATGGGAACATGGTATGCGCCCCGACGAAGTGCTCCAATGTGTTCGTCGTCTTCGTGACGTTGATGAGGAAACCAGACAGAATCTCCGAGGACTGGGAATCAAGCTTTCGCTGAATCCAAATGTCTTTGTGATGAGTGATGGCAGGATATCGATTCCCCTAAATTGGATTTGAGTTCCTTGAAAATCTTCTCCAAAACCGCTATGTTTTAGTGTTAGACGTAGTCTCGCCGCTTTGTAAATAagtgtagatttttttttcaagtattaTTTGGattagttttatttgtttgcattGTGCCAAAAAAAACTCGGTTCTTTCAGTGCCCATTCGTGATAACTgcctttttgaaaacttccCTTCACACATTTTCACTGACTTGTATGCCTTGTCATTGCTTTGACTGACATGTTTATTGCTGGTGAGATATGACAGCGAAAATGTTTGATTAGTTTTGATTACTGAAGTATACTACATCCATACTTGTATTATCAAATGATTCTCTGCCCATTAGTTCCCGGTTATTTTACATTGTACAGCTATAGTGTTTGAGCTTAAGATTACATGCAAATTGTATGCCTATTAGTTCATGCGTATTTTAACGCGGGTCctatttctgcaaaatctaagtcataaattattttattgcaaGGCCGTGATTCCACGGAATTATACATTTGGGAAAAGGAACGAAGCATATCATTTTTGAGATCAAATACTCATCCGAAAATGGAGAAGCTGCGGAAACATATATTAtaattaacataaaataatataaatatagaagataatatgaaaatgaaatgatatagtaataatattatgtaaatgtaataatataacataaaacATATAAAATCATCTACGATAGAAAGAAATATGACATTTTGAGGGATTTTTAGAGTGTAAGGATTTCATCGAACCTCGGCTTAGCCCTGCACATGCGAGTTCATAGTTGTTGCTGTTCAAATTCCAgtcttttttgtaaaaaaaagtacggtaACCATGGTTTCTTCCTCTAAAATTGCGGTCAAAAAAGCGGATTCCGTCACTCTTCTAGCCTAAACGCTGTTGTTACAGCGTTATTTCATGTTTGTTAAATAACTACATCCTGTCAGTCACTAAGTTTGTTATTCAAAGTTGTTGGAAATCAGATTTGTATGAGGTTGTCGGAAAAATGCTAAGAAGTGTACTTTCAAACTGAACTTCTGAAATTTTCGTCTAGATGTTTTGCTTTCACC is a window encoding:
- a CDS encoding hypothetical protein (NECATOR_CHRX.G21621.T1) codes for the protein MRPRGLSLHDVSIALRPFYFAVHPDRFARNPKVREQNEKSLQVFNGYLNDLFPVSNTIRPTDVRFSIIDKENNDLQDIRITLSGTDPMRIVKQALESCKLSTKDIPSQRLKDTFSWAPSGSSLGDNGFRSANIEQDLLKLYLQRKRREHARNDLGSMLRTSRDDALRKSKEAELMRLTLKDDIDDIKWRTGAKDVVWQMDWAESHMRRCLGNLSRLLDHSSSKVKDTVIHALYKNVLRFGRGSYVCCDGSIQLGADNVPEQWEQVCMEASVRRAQLPQLRNAAADLRQLLGGAIVIITHHNGLAQSLQQINSLGIRVRSREDLLPELAKHGKDTMVEVVTSYDELAVGQDGRLLIPCNVDIAALCSFLKDSAETSRSVNKTMLQHMTELEVDRQDCERHLCLSSLEWEHGMRPDEVLQCVRRLRDVDEETRQNLRGLGIKLSLNPNVFVMSDGRISIPLNWI